The nucleotide window ATCGTGACCCGCCCCGCTGACAATCGATTGCTGCGCATAACCAAGGCCGTCCACCGCTTGCTGCACGGCAGCCACGCAGTCGGCATCGAACGGGGTCGCCGGGCTCACCCAGTGGCGCTCGATACGCACTTGCAGGCCACGCTGGCTGGCGATGGCTTGCAGCTTCAGGGTCAGCTCGCGCTCCATGGCTTCGATGGCCTCGTCGCGGTGGTGGCGCAGGTCGACCGTGAACTGCAGCAGGCCGGGAATGGTGTTGCGTGAGGACTTGGCAATGGAAAGCTCACCTACGGTGGTCAGGCCTTCGGGGGCAAAGTCCGCTGCCAGTTGCTCAACGGCCTGGATCATCCGCGCGGTGCCGTACAGCGCATCCTTGCGCAGCGGCATCGGCGTGGTGCCGGCGTGTGCCGCCATGCCCTCGACCGTCACGTCCAGCCAGCGGATGGCCTGGCCACCACTGACCACGCCAATGGCCTTGGCGTTGTCTTCAAGGATCGGGCCTTGTTCGATATGCGCCTCGAAATAGGCATCCACCTCGCCGCCCAGCGGGCGTTGGCCGTCGTAGCCGGTGCGGTGCAGTTCATCGGCGACGCTGACGCCATCGGCATCGCGAATGGCCAGCGCCTCGGCCAGCGCGAGGCTGCCGGTGAACACCGCCGAGCCAAACATGGCCGGGGTGAAGCGCGCGCCCTCCTCGTTGGTCCATACGGCAATTTCCAGCGGCTTGCGGGTCTGGATGTCCAGATCGTTCAGGCGGCGCACCACCTCCAGGCCGGCCAGCACGCCATAGACGCCATCGAAACGGCCTCCTTCAGGCTGGGTGTCGAGGTGGCTGCCCATCATGACCGGGGCGGCATGCGGGTCACTGCCGGCACGGCGGGCGAACAGGTTGCCGATGGCATCTACCGACAGGCTAAGGCCCGCTTCGCGGCACCAGTGGCTGAACAGTTCTCGGCCGGCTTTGTCCTCGTCGCTGAGGGCCAGGCGGCAGTTGCCGCCGCGGGCGGTGGCGCCGACTTCGGCCATGGCCATCAGGCTCGCCCACAGGCGTTCGCCATTGCTTTTCAACATATGCGGGTACTCCAGAATAGTTGGGGTTCGATCAGGCCAGTTCCAGGCGCTGGCTACGGGCGTACTGGCGCGCCAAGGCGAGCACGCAAACCAGTGAAATGGTGGCGATCAGGGTGTAGAAGGCTGCCATCGGCCACCATTGGCCGCTGAAGGTATGAGCCAGCCAGGTGCCAATCAGCGGGGTCAGGCCGCCAGCGGTCGCGCCGCAGATCTGATAGGCCAGAGAAATGGCGGTGTAGCGCACGCGGGTTGCGAACATGCCGCTGACATAGCCGGCAATGACCGCGTAGAAGGAAGCCATGCAGGCTGCGGCCAGGGCGATGCCAAGCACGATCAACGGGCCCTGGCCCGAGCTGACCAGCACGAACATCGGGTAGGGCGAGGCCATCGCCAGCAGCGCAACCAGCGCCAGGAAGCGCGTCGCGCCGACCTTTTCCGACAGCCACGCCGCCAGCGGCTGCACACAGAGCTGGATGATCGCCACAAAGAACAGGCATTCAAGGATCAACGAGCGCTCCAGGTGCAACTGCTGGGTGGTGTAGCTGATCATGAAGGTATTGGTGAAATAGACCCCGGCAATGCCCAGGGTGTTGGCGCCGATGCACAGCAACAGCGGGCGCCAGGCGGTGCGCAGCACTTCAAACACTGGCGCCTGCTCCTTGCGCCGGGCCTTTTGCGCCTGCTCGCGGCTGGCGATGAACTCGGGTGACTCATTCACCCCCAGGCGAATCGCCAGGCCCACCAGCAGCAGCAACGCGCTGGCCAGGAACGGCACGCGCCAGCCCCAGCTCATCAGCTCGTCTTCAGGCAGGCGGGTAACCGCGCCAAAGGCCAACAGCGACAGAATCAGGCCAGCCGGGCTGCCCAGCTGGGCGAACGAGGCGAAGAAGTTACGCCGGCCCTTGGGCGCATGCTCACCCGCCATCAATACCGCCCCGCCCCACTCGCCGCCCACGGCAATGCCCTGAACGATGCGCAGCAGGATCAACAGCACCGGCGCGGTGGCGCCGATCTGCGCGTAAGTCGGTAGCAGGCCGATGCACACGGTAACGATGCCCATCATCAGCAGGGTGATGACCAGCGACTTCTTGCGGCCGATTCGGTCGCCCACGTGACCGAAGACGATGCCGCCCAGCGGCCGGGCGAAGAAGCCCACGGCGAAGGTGCCGAACGCGGCCATGGTGCTGAACAGGCTGTCGTCAGAGGGGAAGAACAAGGCACCGAACACCAGGGCGGCGGCGGTGGCGTAAATGTAGAAGTCGTACCACTCGATCATGGTACCGATGAACGCGGCGGCGGCGGCACGACGCGGCTGGGCGGAAGCGGTGGGGTTCATGGGGGCTCCTTTGCTTGTTGTTCTGGCAGGAGTTGCTGGGACACGGTGGCGCTCTAGTGGCGCTTGGCCTGCTGGTTCGGTGCTGGTTTCTTCGCGGGCTCGCCCGCTCCCACAGGGATCGCACGATGTCTGCTGACAGTGCAGAACCTGTGGCAGCGGGCACGCCCGCGAAGAAGCCGACGCCGACGCACCAGGCTTCAATGCATGCGATTTATCGGCCCGGGGCTATGATTAGTCAATTTTCTATTTATTATTCGAACTATTAACCACGCTTATCATCGAGCCCCCGCCATGTCTGACCGCCTGCTCAACGACCGCCTCGACTGGAACCTGCTGCGCACCTTCCGGGTCATCGGCCAGGAGCTGTCCATCAGCCGCGCCGCCGCCCGCCTGCACCTCACCCAACCGGCGGTAAGCCAGGCGCTCAAGCGCCTTGAAGAGCAGCTCGGCCGCCAGCTCATTGCCCGCCGCGGGCCGCGCTTCGTGCTGACAGAAATGGGCGAGCAGCTGTTCCAGCTCGCCGGCGAGGTGTATGGGCAAATGTCGCAGATCGGCGGCTTGCTGGAGCAACCGGCAGACGAAGTGGTGGGCAAAGTGCGCCTGCTGATGATCAGCCGCATCGTCAGCGAACGCTTCGACAACTTCCTCGCCGACTTCCACCGCCAGCGCCCGCGAGTGGAACTGGAAATCGACGTGATGCGCAGCTCCGACATCGTCGCCGCCCTGCAGGAAAAAACCGCCACTGCGGGCCTTAGCCTCACCCGGCGTGCACAGCCACGGCTGGAACAGCAGCTGTTCCTGCGCCAGCGCTATGCGTTTTTCTGTGGCAAGCACCATGCCTTGTTCGGCCAGGCCGAAGGCGACCTGCAACGGGAGAACTTCGTCAGTTTCACCAGCGACCAGATTGGCGGCATGTTGTCGCCGCTGACCATTTTCCGTGATCTGCAAGGGTTTGCGGGGCGGATCGTGGCCTCATCGCCAAGCCTTGAGGAAGTACGCCGGCTGGTGATCGCCGGATTCGGCATCGGCTGCCTGCCCGAGCATGTGGTGGCACCGGATGTCGAAGCGGGGTTGCTGTGGAAGCTGCCGCCGCAGGAAGGGATTGCCGATGTGGATATTCACCTGTTGTGGAACAAGGAACAGCGGTTCAGCCGGGCGGAAGAGGTGTTTATCGAGGCGTTGCAACAAAGCCTAGGCTAACAAAAAACCATCCCGGCTTACCCCACAAATAGGTACCTGGCAGAACATCGGCAAGCACTAGACACAATAATGGCCAATTAGTAGCATCGATCCAACTGGACACTACGGACAATGTCAGACATGGATAGCACTGCAGGAGTCATTCAACGCCCACACCATCAACCTATCCGCCAATCACTCACTTGGGAAGAGGCATGGAAAGGTCCCGATGAGGGCTTGATTCGGTGCTGGGAGATTGGTCGTGAACGGGCCCTGGCTCAACCTGACCTTGCCCAACACTGTGCCAATGGCGCACTCCCTGTTCTTGGTTGGAAAGGCGGACATGATCGCGCATTGAAAAAAGCCATGAAGTTCGGGTCTTTCAAATACCTGGCCCAATGGCAGGGCCTTCGTGGCGAAGATCTGCTCATCGACGTACGATCAGAAATCACCTTGAGCTGTAATCACACGGGCATGATCACCACATTTACACCGGACCAGGCAAAATATGCCGACGCTGTGATTCTAACGGAATAGAAACGAGGAGCAGGGAATGGTCGATCTTTACCAGGAGTTTCAGAACAGCCGCTTTTTCCACGAAGCGCGAATCGCACAGCGATCAGTTGATGCACTGATTGGCATCGCTGCCGGCCTGACGGCTGACAATCAAGTCAATCAACAAGAGGCTGAGTTTCTCAGGGGATGGATGGAGCAGCAGCTCATTCATCTCGAAGATCCGGTTATCAATTTATTGTACCGTCGCCTGAGTGACATGCTTCAGGACAATGTGCTGGATGCCACCGAGTCAGCTGAACTGCTGGAGCTTTTGCAACAGTTCACCGGCGAGCCACGTTGCAGCGACAACCCCTTCTCTTCGCCCTCCACATTGCCACTTGATTGTCCCGAACCGACACTGGAATGGAGAGACCGCACTTTCCTGTTTACCGGGACAATGGCTTACGGGCCTCGCAAAGATTGCGAAGCACTGGTGATAGAGCGTGGGGGGGCAGTCGCCGCCGGGGTCAGCAAGAAGATCCACTACTTGGTCATTGGCAGTATTGGCAATGACCAATGGCTGCATAGCAGTTATGGCACGAAGATCAAGAAAGCAGTGGAAATCAGGGAAGCCGGCGCGAACATCGCGATCGTGAGCGAAGCGCATTGGCAGCGCGCAGCTTTTGGCTGACGCGAACACGTGATGGGGCTCAGCGCTTCTGAGCGGCGCGATAGACCTCGCTGCGCTCGCGCTTGCCAACCGATACCACCACCACAACGATACGCTCATCCTCGACCCGATAGACGAGGCGATACCCGCAGGCCTTGAGCTTGATTTTGTAGTGGTTCGGCAGGTCGCGCAGCGCGTCGGCCTGCACCTTGGGGGATTGCAAACGCTCGCCGAGTTTTTTCTTGATCTGTTCGCGAACGGTGTGGCCCAGCTTGCCCCACTCCTTTAGCGCTGAAGGCAGGAATTCGAGCTTATAGGTCATCCAGAGACACCGGTACGCCTTTTTCCCCCAGCCTGGACTTGGCCAATTCACTCAATTCGAGATCTTCCAGGCGCTCCATCATGGCCTCATACAGCTCGGCCGGTACCATGTATCCCATCACGCGATTATGGTTAAGCACTGCGACGGGCATGCCCGCAGCTCCGGTCATTACAGCAGATGGGTTCTTTTTCAGTTCCGACACGCTTACGGTCACGTCAGCAAAGATGTTCTGCATTTTTTCGCCCTCGAATCAGGACCATATTTTGGTCCATATATAGGACACAAACAACCCTGTATTGTTCAGAGACGGCAGTGCTCGATCAGCTCGTCACGGCTGCCGCCAACGCCCCAGGGCTTGATCACGCCAACTTCACGCAGGCGGGTCAGCGGGCAAAAGGCCCCCGGACCAGGTCTCGACCCAGTGGAAGTCCGTCTTTTACTGACTGAACGTGCTTCACTTGGATGGCTTGCATCACTGCAACTCACTTACAGGAGCCATCCCATGAACATCGACCTCGGCGGACGCACCGCCATCATCAGCGGCTCGACCGGCGGTATTGGTCTGGCCATCGCCCGCGGCCTGGCCCGCGCCAATGCCGACGTGGTCATTGCCGGCCGCAGCCAGAAGTCGCTGGACGCCGCCCTCGCCGAAGTGCGCAAGCAAGGTGGCCGTGGCCAGGTGCACGGCGTGGTCGCCGACCTGGGTACCGCCGCCGGTGCCGAAACCCTGTTCACAGCCCACCCACGGGCCGACATCCTGGTCAACAACCTGGGCATCTACGACGACGTCGACTTCTTCGAGGTGGACGACAGCGAATGGGCGCGCTTCTACGACACCAATGTGCTCAGCGGTGTGCGCCTGGCACGCCACTATGCCCCGGGCATGGTCGAGAACGGCTGGGGGCGGATCCTGTTCATTTCCTCGGAATCGGGTGTCGCCATCCCTGCCGACATGAACAACTACGGCGTGACCAAGGCCGCCAACCTGGCCGTCTCCCATGGCCTGGCCAAGCGTCTGGCCGGCACCGGGGTTACCGTGAACGCAGTGCTGCCGGGCCCGACCCTGACCGATGGCGTGACCGCGATGGTGGCCGATGCAGCCAAGGCTTCCGGGCGCAGCATTCGTGAAGAGGCGGACAACTTCGTACGCACCGCGCGGCCAAGCTCGATCATCCAGCGCGTCGCCGATGTCGATGAGGTTGCCCACCTGGTGGTATACCTCGCCTCCCCTTATTCCTCCGCCACCACCGGCGCGGCCCTGCGGGTCGACGGCGGCGTGGTCGACAGCCTCGCTATCTGAATTCAACTGGAGGCATTCGGGGAGAACTTGGATCCCATTCTATGAGAGGGTATGCTGAGCAATAGCTATACGCCACTATCCAGGCAGGTTTGACGCCTGCCTTCAAGGACGAAGCCTTTGCCCAGCCACCCTACCCGCCACACCATTGCCCGCCAGTGGCAGCTGCTCAAGTTGCTGCCCGGCCGCCACCCCGGGATGAGCTCTACCCAGTTGCAGGCCGCCCTGACAACCGTGGGCCATACCACCAGCAAACGCACCGTCGAACGCGACCTGGTCGAGCTCGCCGCGTTGTTCCCGTTGCAGTGCAACAGTAAAGGCATGCCGTATGGTTGGTACTGGCAACCCGGCCTGAGCCTGAGCGAAGCGCAGCAGCTGCAACCCGACGTGCTTACGCCCCCGGCCCAGGTTGAACTGCATGCCTGGGTCGATGACGCGCTGGCCTTGCGCCTGGAGCAATCACCCCTGTCAGCAGACATGCAACTGACGCCGCAAGCGAGCGGCGGCGCCACGCTGGTGGCCACTGTTGACGACAACCGGGCGCTGATGGGCTGGCTGCTGTCCCAAGCAGGTTCTATCCGCATCCAGGCCCCGCAGGCACTGCGCGTGGCCATGCTCGAACAGTTGCGCCAGAGCCTGGCGCTGCACGAGGGTAGTTATTGACCGGCAGGCAAAAGTCATTGTCCCACGGGCCGCTTTTTCCCCAAGCCTGCCCTGCGCAGAATTCGCTCCTGACAACGCATTTTTCAGGAGTACTCGATGACATGCTTCAAGCCCTTGCTACTGGCCGTCGCCCTGGCGACCACTGCCCAGGCCACTTTGGCAGCCGACTGGCAGACCTCGCCCTACGGCAAACAGGATGAAATCGGCGCCGCCAACCTGCTCACCCCGGAGGTGGTCAAGCAGGCTGTCGGCCTGGTCAAGACCGGCAAGACCTACCCCCTGGCCGTGCCCGTGAGCAAGGACTTGCCGGCATTCCGCCACCGCAGCTTCCACCTTTACAACATCCAGCCCGGCGAACAGGCGGGCCAGACCCTGGGCCGCAACAAGTTCAGCTTCAACGATGAACTGGTCAACGGCTGGACCGGCGTCGGCACCCAGCTCAACGGCATCGGCCATATCGGCATCGACAACGTCTACTACAACGGCAAAAAGGCAGCCGACTTCGTCACCGTCGAAGGCGTGACAAGGCTGGGCGTGGAGAAAGTACCGCCAATGGTCACCCGTGGTGTGGTGCTGGACATGACGGCCTACTATGGCAAGGCCATCGTCCCGGGCGGCACTGCGTTTACCGTCGCTGACATCAAGGCCGTGCTGAAGAAACAAGGCATTACCCTGCGCAAGGGTGATGTGGTGCTGTTCAATACCGGTTGGCTGGAGCTGATCGGCAAGGACAACCAGCAATTCCTTGCCACCGAGCCAGGGATCGACCTGCCGGCGGCCGAATGGCTGGCGGACCAGGGCATCGTGGCCTTTGGTGGCGATACCTGGGCCTCCGAGGTGTACCCGAACCCGAGCGGCGAAGAGTTCCCGGTCAACCAGTTCATGCTGGCCAAACGGGGTATCTACAACCTGGAACTGATCGACACGCGTGCGCTGGTGCAAGACAAGGCGTTCGAGTTCCTGTTCGTGCTGGGGCAGCCGCTGTACAAGGGCTCGACCCAGGTGAACATCAACCCGGTGGCCATTCACTGATCGCCGGACTGGCTGGCTTTCGAAATGGGGGCCGCTTGCGGCCCTGGCAATCTCAGAGGAAGGTGAACACTTGCGAAGCCGGCAACCGTGACTTGTTCAACCCGGCGTTGAAGTCCGATTCACTGCGATAACCCAGGCTGAGGATCACCACGCTGGTAAAACCACGCTCACGCAAGCCCAGCTCGGCATCGAGGATCTTGCTGTCAAAGCCCTCGATGGGTGTTGCATCCAGGCCATGTGCGGCAGCACCCAGCAATGCCGTGCCCAAGGCCAGGTAGGTCTGCTTTTCCATCCAGTGCTGCACATCCTTATGGTCGTAGCGATGCAGGTTCACGTAGTGACGGCGGCTCTGGTTCTGCCCGGCACGCGCCTGTTCGTCACGGAAACGGCCATCGGCGGCCTCTTGATCGAGCACCGCATTCAGGTGCGCTTCGGTCATTTCGGTGCGGGTGCAGAACACGATCACGTGCGAGGCATCGAGCAGCTTCGGCGTGTTGTAGGCGTAACCCTCAGTCGTGCTTTTTGCCAGGCGGGCCTTGCCTTCGGCAGTATCGGCGACAATGAAGTGCCACGGCTGGGAGTTGACCGAGGACGGGCTGTGGCGCAGTTGTTCGAGCAGGGCATCGACAGTGGCCTGGGGAATGCGGCGCGAGGCATCGTAGGCTTTGGTGGTGTAGCGGCGCTTGGCCAGCGAGACGGTATCCATGCAACAACTCCGTGAATGAACAGTGGATTTGTCGCGTATCTTATCTTTCCCGCAGAAAAGAAAAACCGGCACAATGCAGCAACACTTTCATCATCGGAGTGAAAATGCTGCGCATCGCCGACCTCGAACTGTTTGCCCGCAGCAGCGTACTGGGCAGCTTCACTGCCGCCGCCCATGAAGCCGGCTTGCTGCCGGGCCAGGTGGCCGCAGCAATCAAACGCCTGGAGCGCGACCTGGATGTGCGCCTGTTCGCCCGCACCACTCGCAGCCTGCGCCTGACCGCCGAGGGCGAGCGCTACCTGCCCACCGCGCTTAATGTGCTGGAAAGCCTGCGCCAGGGCCATGAAGACCTGCATGGCAACCCTAATACCCTGCGCGGCACCCTGCAGGTGTCGGCACCTTCCGACATGGGCCGCAACATGCTGCTGCCCTGGCTCAGCGCCTTCCGCCGCGAGCACCCGGCATTGCAACTGCGCTTCTTCCTGTCCGACCAGATTGCCGACCTCAACCGCGACCCGGTGGATGTGGCCATCCGCTATGGCCTGAACCAGGATGCCAACTACATCGCTCTGCCATTGGCCGACTGGAACCGCAGAGTGCTGGTCGCATCGCCCGACTACCTGGCCCGCCACGGCCGCCCGCTCAGCCCCGACGCCCTGCAGCAACACGCCTGCCTGCTGTACATGCAGCACAACCGGGTATACGACAAGTGGCAGCTGGGCAACCGTACCGTGCAGGTACGCGGGCCGCTGGTCAGTGACGATGCCGACGTCATCCGTCGCCTGGCCATTCAAGGCGAAGGCATCGTCTACAAGTCGTGGCTGGACGTCAGCGCCAACATTGCGGCCGGTGAACTGGAAATCGTCCTGCCCGAACTGC belongs to Pseudomonas putida NBRC 14164 and includes:
- a CDS encoding type II toxin-antitoxin system RelE family toxin, with translation MTYKLEFLPSALKEWGKLGHTVREQIKKKLGERLQSPKVQADALRDLPNHYKIKLKACGYRLVYRVEDERIVVVVVSVGKRERSEVYRAAQKR
- a CDS encoding WYL domain-containing protein is translated as MPSHPTRHTIARQWQLLKLLPGRHPGMSSTQLQAALTTVGHTTSKRTVERDLVELAALFPLQCNSKGMPYGWYWQPGLSLSEAQQLQPDVLTPPAQVELHAWVDDALALRLEQSPLSADMQLTPQASGGATLVATVDDNRALMGWLLSQAGSIRIQAPQALRVAMLEQLRQSLALHEGSY
- a CDS encoding cyclase family protein, encoding MTCFKPLLLAVALATTAQATLAADWQTSPYGKQDEIGAANLLTPEVVKQAVGLVKTGKTYPLAVPVSKDLPAFRHRSFHLYNIQPGEQAGQTLGRNKFSFNDELVNGWTGVGTQLNGIGHIGIDNVYYNGKKAADFVTVEGVTRLGVEKVPPMVTRGVVLDMTAYYGKAIVPGGTAFTVADIKAVLKKQGITLRKGDVVLFNTGWLELIGKDNQQFLATEPGIDLPAAEWLADQGIVAFGGDTWASEVYPNPSGEEFPVNQFMLAKRGIYNLELIDTRALVQDKAFEFLFVLGQPLYKGSTQVNINPVAIH
- a CDS encoding LysR family transcriptional regulator → MLRIADLELFARSSVLGSFTAAAHEAGLLPGQVAAAIKRLERDLDVRLFARTTRSLRLTAEGERYLPTALNVLESLRQGHEDLHGNPNTLRGTLQVSAPSDMGRNMLLPWLSAFRREHPALQLRFFLSDQIADLNRDPVDVAIRYGLNQDANYIALPLADWNRRVLVASPDYLARHGRPLSPDALQQHACLLYMQHNRVYDKWQLGNRTVQVRGPLVSDDADVIRRLAIQGEGIVYKSWLDVSANIAAGELEIVLPELLGEPTPVTLVCPHRKQLTPAVSQLHLWLRERFEALRDRALTNGCTIVPD
- a CDS encoding type II toxin-antitoxin system Phd/YefM family antitoxin — encoded protein: MQNIFADVTVSVSELKKNPSAVMTGAAGMPVAVLNHNRVMGYMVPAELYEAMMERLEDLELSELAKSRLGEKGVPVSLDDL
- a CDS encoding oxygen-insensitive NAD(P)H-dependent nitroreductase NfsB: MDTVSLAKRRYTTKAYDASRRIPQATVDALLEQLRHSPSSVNSQPWHFIVADTAEGKARLAKSTTEGYAYNTPKLLDASHVIVFCTRTEMTEAHLNAVLDQEAADGRFRDEQARAGQNQSRRHYVNLHRYDHKDVQHWMEKQTYLALGTALLGAAAHGLDATPIEGFDSKILDAELGLRERGFTSVVILSLGYRSESDFNAGLNKSRLPASQVFTFL
- a CDS encoding BRCT domain-containing protein, with the protein product MVDLYQEFQNSRFFHEARIAQRSVDALIGIAAGLTADNQVNQQEAEFLRGWMEQQLIHLEDPVINLLYRRLSDMLQDNVLDATESAELLELLQQFTGEPRCSDNPFSSPSTLPLDCPEPTLEWRDRTFLFTGTMAYGPRKDCEALVIERGGAVAAGVSKKIHYLVIGSIGNDQWLHSSYGTKIKKAVEIREAGANIAIVSEAHWQRAAFG
- a CDS encoding Zn-dependent hydrolase, whose translation is MLKSNGERLWASLMAMAEVGATARGGNCRLALSDEDKAGRELFSHWCREAGLSLSVDAIGNLFARRAGSDPHAAPVMMGSHLDTQPEGGRFDGVYGVLAGLEVVRRLNDLDIQTRKPLEIAVWTNEEGARFTPAMFGSAVFTGSLALAEALAIRDADGVSVADELHRTGYDGQRPLGGEVDAYFEAHIEQGPILEDNAKAIGVVSGGQAIRWLDVTVEGMAAHAGTTPMPLRKDALYGTARMIQAVEQLAADFAPEGLTTVGELSIAKSSRNTIPGLLQFTVDLRHHRDEAIEAMERELTLKLQAIASQRGLQVRIERHWVSPATPFDADCVAAVQQAVDGLGYAQQSIVSGAGHDAILLARYCPTAMVFIPCVGGLSHNEAEDVLPDDARQGADVLLNAVLARAGRVDITH
- a CDS encoding SDR family NAD(P)-dependent oxidoreductase, yielding MNIDLGGRTAIISGSTGGIGLAIARGLARANADVVIAGRSQKSLDAALAEVRKQGGRGQVHGVVADLGTAAGAETLFTAHPRADILVNNLGIYDDVDFFEVDDSEWARFYDTNVLSGVRLARHYAPGMVENGWGRILFISSESGVAIPADMNNYGVTKAANLAVSHGLAKRLAGTGVTVNAVLPGPTLTDGVTAMVADAAKASGRSIREEADNFVRTARPSSIIQRVADVDEVAHLVVYLASPYSSATTGAALRVDGGVVDSLAI
- a CDS encoding LysR family transcriptional regulator translates to MSDRLLNDRLDWNLLRTFRVIGQELSISRAAARLHLTQPAVSQALKRLEEQLGRQLIARRGPRFVLTEMGEQLFQLAGEVYGQMSQIGGLLEQPADEVVGKVRLLMISRIVSERFDNFLADFHRQRPRVELEIDVMRSSDIVAALQEKTATAGLSLTRRAQPRLEQQLFLRQRYAFFCGKHHALFGQAEGDLQRENFVSFTSDQIGGMLSPLTIFRDLQGFAGRIVASSPSLEEVRRLVIAGFGIGCLPEHVVAPDVEAGLLWKLPPQEGIADVDIHLLWNKEQRFSRAEEVFIEALQQSLG
- a CDS encoding MFS transporter — protein: MNPTASAQPRRAAAAAFIGTMIEWYDFYIYATAAALVFGALFFPSDDSLFSTMAAFGTFAVGFFARPLGGIVFGHVGDRIGRKKSLVITLLMMGIVTVCIGLLPTYAQIGATAPVLLILLRIVQGIAVGGEWGGAVLMAGEHAPKGRRNFFASFAQLGSPAGLILSLLAFGAVTRLPEDELMSWGWRVPFLASALLLLVGLAIRLGVNESPEFIASREQAQKARRKEQAPVFEVLRTAWRPLLLCIGANTLGIAGVYFTNTFMISYTTQQLHLERSLILECLFFVAIIQLCVQPLAAWLSEKVGATRFLALVALLAMASPYPMFVLVSSGQGPLIVLGIALAAACMASFYAVIAGYVSGMFATRVRYTAISLAYQICGATAGGLTPLIGTWLAHTFSGQWWPMAAFYTLIATISLVCVLALARQYARSQRLELA